TCGCAGGAACCATCCGTGACCTTGAACTCTCAGCTGGTAGTTGATGGTATCATAGACTTGTCGGAGACCTCTACGCCACAGGACTCCTATAACGGAAGCCAGAACCTGTTGGCCGGTTACCTTAGTACAATCTGGTATCCGATGAACAATGTGACATGGGAAATAGGGGCGCGTATTGAGAATTCCGATCAGGAAGTGGAGACCCTGAATGACGGTAATGCAGAACTGATTGCCAATGTAGAGAATACCGATATACTACCGGCAACGAACTTGACCTACAGCCTTTCTGACAAAACAAACATACGTGGGGCTTTCTCATACACCCTGGCTCGTCCGGAGTTTCGTGAGATTTCTGCCTTCAGTTTCCAGGATTTCATCGGCGGACAGATCGTGTACGGTAATCCGGATCTCAATCGTACCCAGATTCAGAACTATGATTTGAGACTGGAGACCTATCCAAGTGCCGGCGAGTTGTTTGCCATCAGTGCCTTTTATAAGCACTTTGAAGATCCTATCGAATTGTTCTATCGCTTCACTGAACGGTCGGAAGTAGAGTACCGAAACGGTGATGAAGCCATCCTTTATGGAGTAGAGCTGGAAGGTCGTAAAAATATTACCGATCGCCTGCAGGTTGTGGCTAACGGGTCATTCATTTTCTCTGAGACAAAGGTGACCAATCCTGAAAATATCAACCGGGTGGCCAATGCGGAGAGACCAATGTACGGGCAGTCACCATATACTGTAAATGTGTCGACTTTCTACCGGTTCCCGAATAACAGTCTCGACCTATCCCTGATATATAACACATTCGGCAAGCGAGTGGTAACGGTAGGAAAGGTTAATCATCCCGATGATGAATATGAGCAGCCTTTCCACAACCTGGGCTTCAATGCTTCTTACCGGTATGGATCAGCCAAATTCAGTCTGGGTATTGAAAACCTATTGTTAGACGAGAGGGAATACAAGCAGGGTGACGTAACTACATTTCAATATGACCAGGGTATGACTGTAGAGATGGGTATTTCACTCACATTCTAGGAATGGTAATCAATTACTCATACACGCTTAACTATTTGTTAAAACGCACCTGTTATCATCGACCTTGAACTTTAAAATACAACTGAAGAAATAATCCAAACCAAAACTTTCTGACAAACAATGAAAACAACAATTACCAAATTTGCCGGTATTATTATTCTTGCTCTACTTGTAGTCGCAGGATGCAGTGACGACAATAATCCTGTAGATCCTATAGAGCCCAATCCGGGACCGGAGATCCCCGAAGTCTATGAAAGCCTGCCCGGTACCATCATAGCTGAAGACCAAACCTGGGGAGATACCACGTTGGCCGGTCCGCACTTTATATTACCCGGTGTTACCCTGACCATAGAGGAAGGTGCTGAAGTTGAGTTCGAATTCCACAACGGCTCAGCCGAAAATGTGGGAACCCTGGTATTTTTACCTGCAGATAATGAGAATTTCTCTGAAGCCAGACCATCGGCTAAAATCAACGCGGTAGGTACGGTAGATAATCCCATCGTATTCACTTCTGCTAAAGATGATGCTCAGAAAGCACGCAATGACTGGGGAGGTATCATACTGATTGGAGATGCTCCAAATAATATTCCCGGAGGAACAGGGGAGGTTGAAGGACTTCCTTCTGCAGTGACTTACGGAGGCGAGAATGACAGTGATGATAGCGGTACTATACGGTATGTACGAATTGAGTATACCGGATTCAGCATTGCAGAGGGTTCTGAAATACAGGGCTTATCATTATACTCGGTAGGAAGCGGGACTACTATTGAATACCTGAATATCTTTGAGTGTAGTGATGATGGCGTCGAGCTTTTCGGTGGTAATGTAGATCTGAAATATGTAGTAGTATCCGGAGCCGATGACGACAGTTTTGACTATGACCAGGGATGGCAGGGTCGCGGACAATTCTGGTTGGCCGTTCAGCGGGATAATGCTGATAACGGTTTTGAAAACGACGGCTGTGACGATCTAACCGATTGCAGCGGCGGAAACGGACCTACCGAACCGACCATATTCAATGTTACGGTATACGGACCAGGTGACGGAGGAAGTCCTGAAAAGAACAACTTTGGTCAACGACTGAGAGAGGATTTGAGAGGATCCTACAACAATATCATTATCTCTAACTTTGACGGAGCGCCTTTTGTACTGGAAGGCGGTGATGCCGGTGAAGAAGGCGATCCTACCTATAACAACTATCCGGATCAACTTGAACTGAACAGTTATATAGTGTGGAATAACGGTGCCTTTCAGGATAAGTCAACTGCAGGGGGTGATGCAACTGAACCGGATGCCACTCGCTATGCGAACTCCTATACACAGGCAGATCCGCTATTTAATGATGCTGCAGGCAATGACTTCACCCTTCAGACAGGTTCACCTGCGCGTTCCGGTGCCACTGCACAGCCCAATGATGACTTCTTTGAGCAGGCCGATTATGTAGGAGCATTCCTGGATACAGATTGGACTGACGGATGGGCGCGCATCATGAAATAAATTCAATTGATGACTGCAAAAGTACCTTACATGAAACGTCTCACATATCAACTGTGTGAGGTGTGCTGATCACGAGGAGGACTCCGGGGAACCGGAGTCCTCTTTTTATATAGCACTATTTTATGATAATATGTGCATAATAGCTTAGTTTAGTATTCGTTTTAGGTGTTGTAGTGGGAACCTTGCACGGGTGAGCTGCGTTATCATCTGTCGCTATAACAGAAAGAATACGGACGAATATTTTGATTCTAGTAAACAGAAAAGCACATTTCAACGCCGCTCACAGGTTGCATAATCCGGATAAATCGGATGAATGGAACGAGAAAAGGTATGGAAAGTGCAACCATGAAAACTGGCACGGCCATAACTATAACATGGTGGTAACGGTTGCGGGTGAGCCGGATGAGGATACCGGTTATGTCATTGATCTGTCTGAATTAAAAGCGATTATTAACGACAGGATCATTGAGAAATGCGATCACAAAAATTTGAATTTGGATGTGGATTTTCTGGAGGGGATCATTCCATCAACCGAAAATCTGGTTAAGGCTTTTTTTAAAGAATTAGAAGAGCCGATAAAGGATGCAAGCTCTGAGAACGGGTTTCTCTATTCGGTGACCCTCGAAGAGACCGAACGAAATTCGGCAGAATATTGTCCATATCTTTTGGAAAGAAAACTTCCTGTCTAAAACAGGTAACCAAGAATTACAACGAAAATGATTTCCACAACATTGAAGCGCTATTACGATCCTACTTTTACGGTCTCTCAGGATTACAAGGCAAGCATGCCAGACCTGCAGAACGGACCTGCATCGCTGATTGAAGGTGCCAACGTACCCATTCAGCAAGTAGGTATCTCCAATTTTAAATTGCCTCTAAAATACCCTCGACCTGACGGCGAGATCATTACACTGGAGACTTCAGTTGACGGTTATGTAGGCCTGGATATGGATAAGAAGGGTATCAACATGAGCCGTATCATGCGTACGTTCTACAAGTACAAGGATGAGGTATTTCACCCAGACAAGCTGGAAGAAATTTTGCAGGCTTACAAGGATGATCTGCACTCAAACTCCGGCTATCTGAGGCTCAGTTTTAATTATCCTATCCTCAAGGAAAGTCTCCGCTCAGATCTGGAAGGATACCAGTACTACAATGTTTCCTATGAAGCCACGTTGGATGATGAAGGAAACTTTAAAAAGTTTGTACATATGGACTTTGAATACAGCAGTGCGTGCCCCTGCTCGTATGAGCTATCAGAACATGCCAAAGAGAGCCGCGGTATTGATGCCATCCCACATAGCCAGCGCAGTGTTGCCAACCTGACGGTTGAGCTGGAAGACGAGCTCTTTGTAGAAGATATGGTTCAGCTCTGCCGTGATGCCCTGATGACTGAAACACAGGTTATGGTGAAGCGTGAGGATGAACAGGCTTTTGCCGAGATGAATGCTGCTTTTCAAAAGTTTGTGGAAGATGCCGCTCGCCTATTGTACGATGAGCTGGATGACGATGATCGCATTCAGGACTTTGTGATTCGCTGCGTTCACATGGAAAGTCTCCACAGCCATGACGCGGTCAGTAGAATTTGTAAAGGAGTACCGAACGGACTTCGTTAAATCACAAGCGGCAAGCTATAAAATTCAAACAAATCCGAAATTCTGCCATGGGTATGCTTGCGGCAGAATTACCGAAATTCGAAACAACATGTTTCGATCATTCGATATTCGGATTTCGGATTTTTAGTTTGTTTGTAATTTGAGTTTTGCCTCTTGTTGCTTACAACGCTAAAGCGTTGTTCACTACTCTTTCCTGCTCAGCTTTGTGGATCTTCATCTGTCCGGCGGCCGGTGAAGCGGAAGCCTGACGACCGATGTAATTGAGTTTCTGATTGCCTTTCAACTCATTACTAATACGGTGCGATACGAATGTCCACGCGCCCATATTCTTGGGCTCTTCCTGGCACCAGACGATGTCATCGACGTGACTGTATTTATCCAGTATCTCACTGATATCCTTATCAGGGAATGGGTAATACTGTTCCAGGCGAACCAGCGCCACATCATCCTGCTCATTATCTTCTCGCTGCTTGTACAGGTCGTAGTATATTTTTCCTGAGCATAAGATCACGCGTTTGATGTTATCCTTGTTTTCAATCTCCTGGTCATCTATGGTGAACTGATACCTGCCTTTGCTGAGATCATCTGTTGTGGAAGTGGCAAGAGGGTGTCGCAACAGGCTTTTCGGCGACATAATGATCAGTGGCTTCTTCTTTTCCTGTTTGGCCTGCTTGCGCAGTATATGGAAGTACTGAGCCGGTGTTGTCAAATTTACCACTTGCATATTGTCCTCGGCACAAAGTTGTAGGAAGCGCTCAAGGCGGGCTGATGAGTGTTCGGGTCCCTGGCCTTCGTAACCATGCGGAAGCGTCATCACAAGAGAAGATTTTTGTCCCCACTTGGCTTCAGAAGCCGAGATAAACTGGTCGATGGGTATCTGAGCTCCGTTCACAAAATCACCGAACTGGGCTTCCCAGATCACCAGGGCATCGAGCTTTGCGGCACTGTAGCCGAATTCGAATGCCAGGCAGGCAAACTCACTCAAGAAACTGTTGTAAGGCATGAACGGTGCCTGATCTTCTTCCAGATTATTCAGCGGGATAAATTTCTGATCGGTCTGTGTACCATGCAGTATGGCATGACGATGAGAGAAGGTTCCGCGTTCGGCGTCCTGACCGGTAAGACGAACGGTAACCCCGTTTTTCACCAGAGATCCTATGGAAAGTGCCTCGGCAAAACCCCAGTCAATTTTCTTCTCATTGTTTTCAACTATCTCCGCTCGTTTAGCCAGCTGCTTGAGCAACTTTGGATTGGCATCGAAATCCTTTGGAACCGTATTCAGCTTGATGGCAATATCCTTTAGCTCTTCCCGCGGATACGTGGTATCCGGGAACTTGTCCCACTCTTCCTGGGTGGTTTCGTGACGGTTCATCATATCATCGGTCACTTCAAGAGGTGAGGAGCTCTTGGCATCTTCAAATGCCTGCTGCAGGATGTCATCAAACTCCTGGAAGAGTTCTTCAGCCTCTTCCTCGGTCAGCTCACCTTTTCTAAGCAGCTCTTTTGTATAGATATCTCGAACCGTGGGATGGTTATCAATCTCTTTATACATGCCCGGCTGGGTAAATGCGGGTTCATCACCTTCATTGTGCCCGTGCTTGCGGAAGCAAACCAGGTCAATAACCACATCCTTCCCAAATTTCTGCCGGTATTCAAAGGCCATCTTGATGGCGTGAACTGCTTCTTCCGGGTTGTCCCCGTTAACATGAAAGATTGGAGCCAGAATCATCTTAGCCAGGTCAGAGGCATACTCGGTAGACCGACCATCTTTGGGCAGCGTAGTAAATCCGATCTGGTTATTTACAATAATATGAACCGTTCCGCCGGTTTTGTAGGCATCCAGCTGGGACATGTTCAAGGTTTCAGCAACAACACCCTGGCCTGCAAACGCAGCATCACCGTGAATCAGTACAGGTAGTATTCTCTTTTCAGGATCTTCCTTTTCTAGGTGATCCTGTGTAGCCCGGCTGGCTCCTTCAACAACCGGATTTACGGCTTCGAGGTGGCTTGGGTTAGGCATTAACTCAATCTCCACTTTTTTGCCGTCTTTGGTTTCATGCTGTCCCTTGGTACCCAGGTGATATTTTACGTCCCCGGAACCCTGAATGCTGTCGGGATCCAGATTCCCTTCAAAATCGGCAAATACTTTCTTATAGGGCTTGTTCATAATGTTCACCAGAATATTCAACCTTCCCCGGTGAGCCATGCCCATGAAAATCTTCTCAACCTCGGCTTCTCCAACCTGTTCCAGCATGAAATGAATCATGGGAATCATGGTATCGGCACCTTCCAGAGAGAAGCGCTTGTGACCGATATACTTCTTGTGCAGAAACTGCTCGAAAGCCATCGCCTGGTTCAGTTTGTGCAGGATATCCACCTTGTCATCTTTGGTAAGATCAGGCGTGTTGGCAGTGGACTCCATCCGTTCTCTCAGCCACTTACGCTCATCAAGATCAAGCAGGTGCATGAATTCGGCACCGATTTTACCGCAATAGGTATCCCGGAGCAGCTTGATGATTTTTCGTAGCGGCGCGGTTTCGTAGCCTCCGAGTCCGGCGCAATAAAACTCGCGATCCAGATCCCACAGGGTGAGCCCGTAGTATTCAAAATCGAGTTCCGGACTATGTCCCGGCTCATCACTCAGCGGATCGAGGTCCGCCAGTACATGTCCGCGTGTGCGGTACATGTTAATAAGCCTCATCACAGCGATGGCCCGCTTGTTCTGCTCGAGGGTGGCTCCCTGTCCGTCAAGTTGTCCTACATATTTGTCTTCACCGTAGGGCAGCGGCTCGTAAGGAATTTCGAGGTCTTCAAATATCTGATCGTAAAAGTCTTCTTCACCGTTGAGCAAGCTGTGAATGTATTTCAGGAAAGAACCTGATTCGGCACCCTGTATCACACGGTGATCATACGTTGAAGTGATCGTCATCACCTTACTGATGCCCAGCTTGTTAAGCACTTCCTGCGACATCGACTGGTACTCAGCCGGGTAGTCAATAGCTCCGGTAGCAATAATGGTTCCCTGGTTTTTCATCAGACGGGGAACCGAAGAGACCGTACCGATGGTACCCGGGTTGGTAAGCGTTAGAGTGGTATTCAGGAAGTCAGTAATTTCAAGGTTTCCGGTGCGTGCCTTTTCTATAAGCTCGGTGTAGGCTTTCAGGAACTCGTAGAAGTCCATCTTGTCCACACCCTTAATATTGGGCACGAGCAAGTTTCGTGAGCCGTCTTTGTTCTGCACGTCCACAGCAACACCCAGGTTTACCTGCTCCGGTATTACTTTGTAAGGCTCGCCATCTCTATAGATGAACGAGTTGTTCATATTCGGAAACTCTTTCAGACCCTTGATAATAGCCCAGGCAATAAAATGGGTAAAAGATGCTTTGGGATCTCCCCGCTGCAAAAGGTGGCCGTTAATAAT
This is a stretch of genomic DNA from Halalkalibaculum roseum. It encodes these proteins:
- a CDS encoding 6-pyruvoyl trahydropterin synthase family protein, with amino-acid sequence MILVNRKAHFNAAHRLHNPDKSDEWNEKRYGKCNHENWHGHNYNMVVTVAGEPDEDTGYVIDLSELKAIINDRIIEKCDHKNLNLDVDFLEGIIPSTENLVKAFFKELEEPIKDASSENGFLYSVTLEETERNSAEYCPYLLERKLPV
- the folE2 gene encoding GTP cyclohydrolase FolE2; the encoded protein is MISTTLKRYYDPTFTVSQDYKASMPDLQNGPASLIEGANVPIQQVGISNFKLPLKYPRPDGEIITLETSVDGYVGLDMDKKGINMSRIMRTFYKYKDEVFHPDKLEEILQAYKDDLHSNSGYLRLSFNYPILKESLRSDLEGYQYYNVSYEATLDDEGNFKKFVHMDFEYSSACPCSYELSEHAKESRGIDAIPHSQRSVANLTVELEDELFVEDMVQLCRDALMTETQVMVKREDEQAFAEMNAAFQKFVEDAARLLYDELDDDDRIQDFVIRCVHMESLHSHDAVSRICKGVPNGLR
- a CDS encoding multifunctional oxoglutarate decarboxylase/oxoglutarate dehydrogenase thiamine pyrophosphate-binding subunit/dihydrolipoyllysine-residue succinyltransferase subunit, which codes for MKSLEAVFGPNSALVEELYNQYKEDPSSVPAHWKNYFDEIEGETTPQELKEKAEISGNGEPAVQRKPEPKARKEREEKKEEENIPTGATLEKIKGVSSKIAENMDESLELPTATSVRVLPMKMLIEDRTIINGHLLQRGDPKASFTHFIAWAIIKGLKEFPNMNNSFIYRDGEPYKVIPEQVNLGVAVDVQNKDGSRNLLVPNIKGVDKMDFYEFLKAYTELIEKARTGNLEITDFLNTTLTLTNPGTIGTVSSVPRLMKNQGTIIATGAIDYPAEYQSMSQEVLNKLGISKVMTITSTYDHRVIQGAESGSFLKYIHSLLNGEEDFYDQIFEDLEIPYEPLPYGEDKYVGQLDGQGATLEQNKRAIAVMRLINMYRTRGHVLADLDPLSDEPGHSPELDFEYYGLTLWDLDREFYCAGLGGYETAPLRKIIKLLRDTYCGKIGAEFMHLLDLDERKWLRERMESTANTPDLTKDDKVDILHKLNQAMAFEQFLHKKYIGHKRFSLEGADTMIPMIHFMLEQVGEAEVEKIFMGMAHRGRLNILVNIMNKPYKKVFADFEGNLDPDSIQGSGDVKYHLGTKGQHETKDGKKVEIELMPNPSHLEAVNPVVEGASRATQDHLEKEDPEKRILPVLIHGDAAFAGQGVVAETLNMSQLDAYKTGGTVHIIVNNQIGFTTLPKDGRSTEYASDLAKMILAPIFHVNGDNPEEAVHAIKMAFEYRQKFGKDVVIDLVCFRKHGHNEGDEPAFTQPGMYKEIDNHPTVRDIYTKELLRKGELTEEEAEELFQEFDDILQQAFEDAKSSSPLEVTDDMMNRHETTQEEWDKFPDTTYPREELKDIAIKLNTVPKDFDANPKLLKQLAKRAEIVENNEKKIDWGFAEALSIGSLVKNGVTVRLTGQDAERGTFSHRHAILHGTQTDQKFIPLNNLEEDQAPFMPYNSFLSEFACLAFEFGYSAAKLDALVIWEAQFGDFVNGAQIPIDQFISASEAKWGQKSSLVMTLPHGYEGQGPEHSSARLERFLQLCAEDNMQVVNLTTPAQYFHILRKQAKQEKKKPLIIMSPKSLLRHPLATSTTDDLSKGRYQFTIDDQEIENKDNIKRVILCSGKIYYDLYKQREDNEQDDVALVRLEQYYPFPDKDISEILDKYSHVDDIVWCQEEPKNMGAWTFVSHRISNELKGNQKLNYIGRQASASPAAGQMKIHKAEQERVVNNALAL